One stretch of Pirellulales bacterium DNA includes these proteins:
- a CDS encoding DUF1501 domain-containing protein, which translates to MPTYPEQGARLNGGHMSMPASFTADALQAATRQSRRLFLQDSGLGLGKIALASLLTNAFKEPRHLRAAANAPTDSLASKAGHFAPRAKSVIYLFMAGAPSHLDLFDYKPALAKYEGKSIPPEVIGGQRYAFIRADAAALGPRFKFARHGQSGTEIADILPQLAGVVDDICLVRSMRTDQFNHAPAQLFINTGFSQPGRPSMGSWATYGLGAETTDLPAFVVMSTGTGISGGAANWSSGFLPTVYSGVRFRNQGDPILDVSSPAGIDSRSQRDTLDLVAKLNREHLASVGDPEIATRIASYEMAFRLQTSAPELMELKSESQSTLDMYGVDPAKPSFARACLLARRMVERGVRFISIYNEGWDAHSDLVGNHTKNCGDTDRGAAALVKDLRQRGLLDETLVVWGGEFGRTPMVESNVALGRSLGRDHHPQAFSLWMAGGGIKPGMEYGKTDELGFNVVENQVHVHDLQATILNQLGLDHERLTFRYAGRDFRLTDVHGHVVHDILA; encoded by the coding sequence ATGCCTACTTACCCAGAACAAGGCGCCCGCCTGAATGGCGGACACATGAGCATGCCGGCTTCCTTCACCGCGGACGCGCTTCAGGCCGCGACACGACAATCGCGCCGTTTGTTCTTGCAAGACAGCGGACTCGGTCTGGGAAAGATCGCGTTAGCCTCGTTGCTCACCAATGCGTTCAAGGAACCTCGCCACCTGCGAGCGGCAGCTAACGCTCCCACAGATTCGCTTGCCTCTAAGGCAGGACATTTTGCGCCACGGGCAAAGTCTGTGATCTACTTATTCATGGCGGGCGCGCCTAGCCATCTCGACCTGTTCGACTACAAACCGGCGCTCGCCAAATACGAGGGCAAATCGATTCCGCCGGAAGTTATCGGTGGCCAGCGCTACGCCTTTATACGCGCCGATGCGGCAGCGCTCGGACCTCGCTTTAAATTTGCCAGACATGGCCAGAGCGGAACGGAGATTGCCGATATATTGCCTCAATTGGCCGGCGTCGTAGACGACATTTGTCTCGTTCGTTCGATGCGTACCGACCAGTTCAATCATGCGCCTGCGCAGCTTTTTATAAATACAGGGTTCTCGCAGCCAGGCCGTCCCAGCATGGGCTCATGGGCCACCTACGGCCTGGGTGCCGAGACGACCGACCTGCCGGCATTTGTTGTCATGTCAACCGGCACTGGCATTAGTGGCGGCGCGGCCAACTGGTCGAGTGGATTCTTGCCGACCGTTTATTCCGGTGTTCGCTTCCGCAATCAAGGGGACCCGATTCTCGATGTCTCGAGTCCTGCCGGAATTGATAGCCGCTCGCAGCGCGACACGCTCGACCTGGTCGCTAAGTTGAATCGCGAACATTTGGCATCGGTCGGCGATCCTGAGATAGCTACCCGCATCGCTTCCTACGAAATGGCGTTCCGGCTGCAAACCTCGGCGCCAGAATTGATGGAGCTGAAGAGCGAATCGCAGTCTACGCTCGATATGTATGGCGTCGATCCGGCCAAACCATCATTTGCGCGCGCCTGCCTGTTGGCGCGAAGAATGGTCGAGCGCGGTGTGCGGTTCATCAGCATCTACAACGAAGGATGGGATGCCCACAGTGATCTCGTTGGCAACCATACCAAGAATTGCGGCGACACAGATCGTGGCGCCGCGGCTCTCGTCAAGGATCTGCGCCAGCGCGGACTACTCGACGAGACACTGGTTGTGTGGGGGGGCGAGTTCGGCCGCACGCCCATGGTCGAGTCGAATGTGGCGCTGGGACGCAGCTTGGGACGGGATCACCATCCGCAAGCGTTTAGCTTGTGGATGGCGGGCGGCGGAATTAAACCTGGCATGGAGTACGGCAAGACAGACGAGTTGGGTTTTAACGTCGTCGAGAATCAAGTACACGTTCACGACCTGCAGGCCACCATCCTCAACCAGCTAGGTTTGGACCACGAACGTCTCACTTTCCGCTATGCCGGTCGCGACTTTCGCCTGACCGACGTCCATGGCCACGTTGTCCACGACATCCTCGCGTAA
- a CDS encoding PSD1 and planctomycete cytochrome C domain-containing protein, translated as MASPMNGSSALSRCFSTALTAASVMSLFAMTARGGEPPLYNRDVRPILAGHCFKCHGPDEQSREAGLRLDMRDAALAASDSGAIAILPGKPDESEIIRRTCAPEPDSQMPPPAANKPLSDQQRQILRDWIAAGANYESHWAFMPPKQAAIPIVRNSHWPRNPIDYFVLDGIEAANLAPSPEADKYTIVRRLYLDLIGLPPTPAEVDAFVYDNTAQAYEALVDRLLASPHYGERWARRWLDLARYADSNGYEKDRTRSIWPYRDWVINALNADMPFDEFTIRQLAGDLLPGATVQDRVATGFHRNTMLNEEGGIDPLEFRFYAMIDRVGTTGTVWMGLTVGCAQCHTHKYDPIPHRDFYRLMAFLNNADEPEMDVPAPDIAARRADIAVQIAAAEANMANRFPPEGDIRWHNATLISATTASGAQTEVLEDGSIRVSGVDPEQDTYTLILDSNQANVSAVKIDALTDAQLPKQGPGRTPHGNFVLTEIAVAASSNAATSTPESIIFASAEADFSQAGFPPEQAFDQSDKTGWAIQGPEPWNVPRRAVFRFDRPHSEAGSTRLTIQLGQKYGGHHTLGRFRVQVGEQLHDDRPEQLRRQDHLAHKFEDWAATESARAVKWSLLKPVSAKSDVPTLQILADASVLASGDQTKRDIYRLKLENPLSRLTALRIEAIPDDRLPKQGPGRIAYEGPFGDFFLSEITLRRLEAKLAFSGASQSYANAKDTAAMSIDGDPQTGWSVSGGQGREHSAVFTLATPLAGASSIDLELLFEKYYAAGLGRFRIWGTDDPRPITAHGLPCDIESILARPSTERTAEDRSRLLTYYLSVAPELSNERDAIRKLRDQMPAYATSLVMSERPTENPRRTNIHKRGEFLQPTDSVEAEVPSIFAPLAANEAHDRLALARWLASERNPLVGRVTVNRQWAAFFGRGLVRTTEDFGYQGEPPTHPELLDWLAVQFQHDGWSLKKLHKLIVTSATYRQSSHAGAELLSRDSQNKLLARAPRLRLDAELVRDVALSASGLLSARIGGPSVFPPQPPGVSSEGTYGPLAWKVSDGADRYRRGVYTFAKRTAPYAMFTTFDAPSGEACLARRDISNTPLQSLALLNDGVFVEAAQALGKQLAGERAPLDSTIDLLVRRCMSRPPSNAELTLLTAFHNAQLDRLRQGELAASSIAGAIDGETPAETMNRAAWTLTARAVMNLDETITKE; from the coding sequence ATGGCCTCGCCCATGAACGGTTCGAGCGCGCTTAGCCGCTGTTTCTCAACGGCGCTGACCGCGGCATCCGTGATGTCGTTGTTCGCAATGACGGCGCGCGGTGGAGAACCGCCCCTATACAATCGCGACGTGCGCCCGATTCTGGCCGGCCATTGCTTCAAGTGTCACGGTCCGGACGAGCAATCGCGTGAAGCAGGTCTGCGGCTCGACATGCGTGATGCGGCCTTAGCCGCATCTGACTCCGGTGCGATCGCCATTTTGCCTGGTAAGCCAGACGAAAGCGAAATCATCCGGCGGACATGCGCTCCGGAACCCGATTCGCAGATGCCACCGCCCGCTGCCAATAAGCCCCTCTCCGATCAACAACGTCAAATCCTGCGAGACTGGATCGCCGCCGGCGCCAATTACGAATCTCATTGGGCATTTATGCCCCCGAAGCAGGCCGCCATTCCAATCGTCCGTAACAGCCATTGGCCTCGCAATCCAATCGATTACTTCGTGCTGGACGGGATCGAGGCGGCCAACCTGGCGCCATCGCCGGAAGCGGACAAGTACACCATCGTGAGACGTTTGTACCTCGACTTGATTGGCCTTCCGCCGACGCCTGCTGAAGTCGATGCCTTCGTTTACGACAATACGGCGCAAGCATACGAAGCGTTGGTCGATCGATTGCTTGCCTCGCCCCACTATGGTGAGCGCTGGGCACGGCGTTGGCTCGACTTGGCCCGCTACGCCGACAGCAACGGCTACGAAAAGGACCGGACGCGATCGATTTGGCCCTACCGTGACTGGGTCATCAATGCTCTCAATGCCGACATGCCCTTCGACGAATTCACGATTCGTCAACTGGCCGGTGACTTGCTGCCGGGGGCCACGGTTCAGGATCGTGTCGCCACGGGCTTCCACCGTAATACGATGCTTAACGAGGAAGGCGGCATCGACCCATTGGAATTTCGCTTCTACGCAATGATAGATCGCGTGGGCACGACCGGTACGGTGTGGATGGGACTAACCGTCGGCTGCGCACAATGCCATACGCACAAATATGACCCGATCCCTCATCGGGACTTCTATCGGCTGATGGCCTTTTTGAACAATGCTGACGAGCCCGAGATGGACGTGCCTGCCCCGGATATCGCGGCGCGCCGCGCGGACATTGCCGTACAGATTGCTGCCGCCGAGGCCAATATGGCCAACCGCTTCCCGCCTGAGGGGGATATCCGCTGGCACAACGCCACTCTGATAAGCGCAACGACCGCGAGCGGGGCCCAAACCGAAGTGCTCGAAGATGGCTCGATTCGGGTTTCAGGCGTCGATCCCGAACAGGACACGTACACGCTGATCCTCGACAGCAATCAGGCGAATGTCTCCGCGGTCAAGATCGACGCGCTCACGGATGCGCAGTTGCCGAAACAAGGTCCTGGTCGTACTCCGCATGGTAACTTTGTGCTGACTGAAATTGCAGTGGCGGCATCCTCAAACGCGGCCACGAGCACGCCGGAATCAATCATTTTTGCCAGTGCAGAAGCCGATTTTTCGCAGGCAGGGTTTCCCCCGGAACAGGCCTTCGATCAATCTGACAAGACCGGCTGGGCCATCCAGGGCCCCGAGCCCTGGAACGTGCCCAGGCGTGCTGTCTTTCGTTTTGACCGGCCGCATTCCGAGGCAGGCTCGACTCGCCTGACAATTCAATTAGGCCAGAAATACGGCGGGCATCACACGCTGGGTCGCTTTCGCGTACAGGTCGGCGAGCAGTTGCACGACGACAGGCCGGAACAGCTGCGCCGTCAGGACCACCTTGCACACAAGTTTGAGGACTGGGCAGCAACCGAATCCGCACGCGCGGTGAAATGGTCGTTGCTTAAACCAGTGTCGGCAAAAAGCGACGTTCCGACCCTACAAATCCTCGCAGACGCGTCCGTGTTGGCCAGCGGTGACCAGACTAAGCGTGACATCTATCGACTGAAGCTCGAGAATCCTCTGTCACGGCTTACGGCCTTGCGGATCGAAGCCATTCCCGACGATCGTCTGCCCAAGCAAGGGCCTGGCCGAATCGCGTACGAAGGACCCTTTGGCGATTTTTTCTTAAGCGAAATCACACTTCGTCGCCTAGAAGCCAAGCTTGCATTTTCCGGGGCCAGCCAGTCCTATGCGAATGCTAAAGATACAGCGGCGATGTCAATCGATGGCGACCCGCAAACCGGCTGGTCCGTTAGCGGCGGCCAGGGTCGGGAGCATTCGGCGGTATTCACGCTCGCGACTCCGCTCGCCGGCGCCTCGTCGATCGACTTGGAATTGCTGTTTGAAAAATACTATGCCGCAGGACTAGGGCGTTTCCGGATTTGGGGCACCGATGACCCACGGCCGATTACTGCCCACGGACTCCCTTGTGACATTGAGTCAATTCTTGCCCGGCCGTCTACAGAACGAACCGCAGAGGATCGCAGCCGGCTGTTGACGTACTATTTGTCCGTTGCGCCCGAACTGTCGAACGAAAGAGACGCGATCCGCAAGCTTCGTGACCAGATGCCGGCTTACGCCACATCGCTCGTCATGAGTGAACGACCGACCGAGAATCCACGCCGCACGAATATTCATAAGCGGGGCGAATTCCTGCAACCCACGGATTCCGTCGAGGCCGAGGTGCCCAGCATTTTTGCGCCGCTCGCAGCGAATGAGGCACATGATCGACTCGCGCTGGCTCGTTGGTTGGCCAGCGAGCGCAATCCGCTGGTGGGTCGCGTAACCGTTAATCGACAGTGGGCGGCGTTTTTTGGCCGCGGATTGGTGCGGACCACTGAAGATTTCGGCTACCAGGGAGAACCCCCTACACATCCAGAGCTGCTCGACTGGCTAGCCGTACAATTCCAGCACGACGGCTGGTCCCTCAAGAAACTACACAAGCTGATCGTCACCAGCGCGACGTACCGACAGTCATCGCACGCGGGAGCAGAATTGCTCTCCCGAGATTCGCAAAACAAACTGCTGGCGCGCGCGCCAAGACTTCGCTTGGATGCCGAGCTAGTTCGCGACGTTGCTCTGTCGGCATCGGGATTACTATCAGCAAGGATCGGCGGTCCGAGCGTCTTTCCGCCACAGCCACCGGGAGTAAGCTCGGAGGGAACATACGGCCCGTTGGCCTGGAAGGTGAGCGACGGGGCGGATCGCTACCGCCGGGGCGTGTATACTTTCGCCAAGCGAACCGCCCCCTATGCAATGTTTACAACCTTCGACGCACCGAGTGGGGAAGCCTGCCTGGCGCGGCGCGACATATCGAATACCCCTCTTCAATCGCTGGCACTTCTGAACGACGGGGTCTTCGTCGAAGCGGCCCAGGCTTTGGGCAAACAATTGGCCGGTGAAAGGGCTCCTCTCGATTCCACAATTGATCTTCTCGTGCGCCGCTGCATGAGCCGCCCCCCATCGAACGCAGAGCTCACGCTGTTGACCGCTTTCCATAACGCACAGCTCGACCGCCTGCGGCAAGGCGAGCTTGCTGCCAGTTCGATTGCCGGTGCGATCGATGGGGAGACGCCAGCCGAAACAATGAATCGCGCAGCATGGACGCTTACGGCCCGGGCCGTGATGAATCTCGACGAAACAATCACTAAGGAATGA
- a CDS encoding class I SAM-dependent methyltransferase: MTDYTPAPDPSLVIDLLEAFRRSKVMFAAVSLGIFDALDNEALTRDELARRLSANRDGLERLLNACVGLQLLRRRGDAYENTPTAQTYLTATSSRRMTGYINYSNEVMWKLWYHLEDAVREGTHRWQQAFGWDGPIFSHFFRTEQAKREFLLGMHGFGVISSPQVVCAFDLSRFHLLVDLGGATGHLAIAACERYPSLHAIVFDLADAVPLAEEIVGASSVADRVDVIPGDFFVDQLPQGDIYTLGRIVHDWTEEKILKLLSRIYERLPAGGALLIAEKMLAEDKSGPRWAQLQSLNMLTCTEGKERSLTEYRELLAQVGFTGVEGKTTDSPLDAILAKKQT; the protein is encoded by the coding sequence ATGACCGATTACACGCCGGCCCCCGATCCCAGCTTGGTCATCGATCTGCTGGAAGCATTTCGCCGTTCCAAAGTGATGTTCGCCGCCGTATCGCTCGGCATCTTTGATGCTCTCGATAACGAAGCTCTGACGCGCGACGAGTTGGCACGGCGGTTGTCCGCTAATCGCGACGGGCTAGAACGCCTGCTCAACGCCTGCGTCGGATTACAACTGTTAAGACGCCGAGGGGACGCTTACGAAAACACGCCGACGGCGCAGACTTATCTCACAGCCACCAGCTCGCGCCGCATGACTGGTTACATAAATTACTCAAACGAGGTGATGTGGAAGCTGTGGTATCACCTCGAAGACGCGGTGCGCGAAGGAACGCATCGCTGGCAACAGGCGTTCGGCTGGGATGGCCCCATTTTCTCACATTTCTTCCGCACCGAGCAGGCTAAGCGGGAGTTCTTGCTGGGCATGCACGGATTCGGCGTAATCAGCTCTCCGCAGGTAGTTTGCGCCTTCGATCTCTCACGATTTCACCTGCTCGTGGACCTGGGAGGTGCAACCGGGCACCTGGCAATCGCCGCCTGCGAACGTTATCCATCCCTGCACGCTATTGTTTTTGATCTGGCCGACGCCGTGCCGCTTGCAGAGGAAATCGTCGGCGCATCGTCGGTCGCCGATCGCGTTGATGTAATCCCCGGCGACTTCTTCGTGGATCAGTTGCCACAGGGGGACATCTACACATTGGGCCGCATCGTGCATGATTGGACCGAAGAAAAAATCCTCAAATTGCTGAGCCGAATCTACGAGCGATTGCCTGCGGGGGGCGCATTGTTGATCGCGGAAAAGATGCTTGCAGAAGACAAGAGCGGGCCGCGTTGGGCCCAGTTGCAAAGCCTCAACATGCTCACTTGCACCGAGGGCAAAGAACGGTCCCTGACGGAATATCGCGAGCTGCTCGCCCAGGTCGGATTTACCGGCGTCGAGGGAAAAACAACGGATTCGCCGCTCGACGCGATCCTGGCCAAAAAACAGACGTAA
- a CDS encoding tetratricopeptide repeat protein — MVLTAIATTILGGAVWFVYGRSLSAPLIYDDSNSVLYNPSILHLWPLVGDADHPGPLNPGPESSTSGRPLVNLSLAVNYHFGGLNVAGYHLFNIAVHTVVALLVWSTLARVLRLSYFGGSFDQQAEPLALLIALMWAVHPLQTETVTYITQRTELLMGAFYVATLYGSLRYWAATTPLGRRTWLSISIISCIAGMTCKEVMVSAPVVVLLFERTFLTGSFRRALAASWPLYAGFLLGWVVLLALNVNGPRAATAGFHAGVPAVAWWLTQCKVLLMYLGLAVWPWPLVIHYEMAYFDTFSAAWPWLGAVAALVVATLTLNWRPTAVGFLFASILMILAPTSLVPIATEVAAERRMYLPLVAILVLAIMVGYRLLQRLVGRRRQDETGTIDRPTPLLITTGACVLLAVGYMTVDVHRLSAYQNAVTLWQDTATHLPDSPLVLMNLGLELVNAGRPQEAIEQYEHLLRLEPDKRAPHLNNMGCILLRAGRIPEAMTRFEEALQEQPDFVEAHNNLGMALVDAGRPQDAIPHFQATLRLKPEYAAGHINLGTALAAVGRREEAIEQFQQTLAREPDSIDAQMYLARTYADLRRVDEASAAAEQALMLARLKGRNEYAAQIHAWLTALRASRPPN; from the coding sequence TTGGTACTTACTGCGATTGCCACGACGATCCTCGGGGGCGCGGTGTGGTTCGTGTATGGGAGGAGTCTCAGCGCGCCGCTCATCTACGACGATTCCAACAGCGTTTTGTACAACCCGTCGATTTTGCATCTGTGGCCTCTCGTGGGCGATGCTGATCACCCTGGCCCCCTGAATCCTGGTCCCGAGTCGAGCACCTCGGGTCGGCCGCTGGTGAACTTATCGCTGGCAGTGAACTATCACTTTGGCGGCCTCAATGTAGCCGGCTATCACCTATTCAATATCGCGGTACATACCGTAGTAGCATTATTGGTCTGGTCCACTTTGGCCCGTGTTCTTCGCCTAAGTTACTTCGGCGGTTCGTTTGATCAGCAGGCCGAGCCCCTTGCGCTGCTGATTGCGCTCATGTGGGCCGTACATCCGCTGCAGACCGAAACGGTCACCTACATTACGCAGCGAACGGAACTGTTGATGGGCGCGTTCTACGTCGCCACGCTGTACGGCAGCCTGCGATACTGGGCGGCAACAACGCCCTTGGGGCGCAGGACGTGGCTCTCGATATCAATTATTTCCTGCATCGCGGGAATGACGTGCAAAGAGGTCATGGTCTCGGCGCCGGTAGTCGTTCTGTTGTTCGAGCGAACGTTTCTTACTGGCTCATTCCGTCGCGCCTTGGCGGCTTCATGGCCGTTGTACGCTGGATTCCTCTTAGGCTGGGTCGTATTGCTCGCACTCAACGTCAATGGGCCTCGGGCGGCAACGGCTGGATTTCACGCGGGAGTGCCGGCCGTCGCCTGGTGGCTTACCCAGTGCAAAGTGTTGCTCATGTACCTCGGACTTGCCGTGTGGCCGTGGCCGCTAGTGATCCACTACGAAATGGCTTACTTCGATACATTCTCGGCGGCATGGCCATGGCTAGGGGCGGTTGCCGCGCTGGTGGTCGCCACGCTCACGTTGAATTGGCGACCGACCGCAGTGGGCTTTTTGTTTGCGTCAATATTGATGATCCTGGCTCCAACCTCCCTAGTGCCAATCGCCACAGAGGTCGCGGCGGAGCGGCGGATGTACCTGCCGCTCGTCGCGATCTTGGTCCTTGCTATCATGGTTGGATACAGGTTGCTGCAGCGGCTCGTCGGACGCCGCCGGCAAGACGAAACCGGCACAATCGATCGCCCCACTCCCCTGCTGATCACGACCGGCGCCTGCGTACTCTTAGCGGTCGGCTATATGACTGTCGACGTGCATCGTCTGTCGGCCTACCAGAACGCTGTCACACTCTGGCAAGACACGGCTACGCACCTGCCCGACAGTCCGCTAGTGCTTATGAACTTGGGGCTGGAACTGGTTAATGCGGGTCGTCCGCAAGAAGCAATCGAACAATACGAACATCTGCTGCGCCTTGAACCCGACAAACGAGCGCCCCATCTCAACAACATGGGCTGCATCTTGCTGCGCGCCGGCCGCATACCCGAGGCGATGACACGCTTCGAGGAAGCCCTCCAAGAGCAACCGGATTTCGTCGAGGCCCACAACAACCTGGGGATGGCGCTAGTCGATGCTGGCCGACCGCAGGATGCCATACCGCATTTTCAAGCGACTCTGCGGCTGAAACCAGAGTACGCCGCAGGTCACATCAATCTTGGCACGGCGCTGGCCGCCGTGGGACGGCGGGAAGAAGCAATCGAGCAGTTCCAGCAGACGCTTGCGCGTGAGCCCGACTCGATCGACGCCCAAATGTACTTAGCCAGGACATATGCCGACTTGCGCCGCGTTGATGAGGCAAGTGCAGCAGCCGAGCAGGCGCTGATGCTGGCGCGGTTAAAGGGGCGCAATGAATACGCGGCACAAATCCATGCCTGGCTGACAGCGTTACGAGCAAGCCGTCCGCCCAACTGA
- a CDS encoding alpha/beta hydrolase fold domain-containing protein, translated as MIRNLAAFFVLFSVTPRLLAADLYHDQLFGVQTTSNIVYGTGPTNNGASTESLELDLYQPTQVTPIPVPAATPAIVLVHGGGFIDGDKTDMAPLAEEYASLGYVVVSINYRMYADLPPPGTSPGPADNFIEPPPPFETFPDLTLGGNAINAAVHDTETAMNWVRDNAATFHIDPSRIGVGGVSAGGITAELVGYNDSPAHITPSVVLDFLGSMYGTEGVIHAGAPPAFMFHGDADTTVPFAGDVAVANQLTAMGVYHEFYDGVGIGHELDDTVFGMTFGSETLLQHNIDFLANHLVPEPSAFVLAGLGSIALLALRRQVLPKVA; from the coding sequence ATGATACGGAATCTCGCGGCGTTCTTCGTATTGTTTAGTGTTACTCCACGACTACTTGCCGCCGATTTGTATCACGATCAGCTCTTTGGTGTTCAGACGACTTCGAACATCGTCTATGGTACTGGCCCGACGAACAATGGCGCCAGCACCGAGAGTCTGGAACTCGATCTGTACCAACCGACGCAAGTTACCCCCATACCCGTTCCGGCGGCCACGCCTGCTATCGTCCTCGTTCATGGCGGTGGTTTTATCGACGGTGACAAGACGGACATGGCGCCGTTGGCCGAAGAGTATGCGTCGCTGGGCTACGTTGTTGTTTCAATCAACTACCGCATGTATGCCGATCTACCCCCTCCCGGTACCTCTCCTGGTCCGGCTGACAATTTTATCGAGCCTCCGCCGCCTTTCGAGACGTTTCCTGACCTGACACTCGGCGGCAACGCTATTAACGCCGCGGTACACGACACAGAAACCGCGATGAACTGGGTGCGCGATAATGCCGCGACCTTTCACATTGATCCCTCACGCATTGGCGTGGGTGGGGTATCGGCCGGGGGGATTACCGCAGAACTTGTAGGCTACAACGACTCACCGGCCCATATTACGCCGTCGGTCGTACTCGACTTCCTGGGCAGCATGTACGGAACCGAGGGGGTGATCCACGCGGGCGCACCGCCAGCATTCATGTTTCATGGAGATGCCGATACCACGGTGCCGTTTGCCGGTGATGTGGCCGTTGCCAATCAGTTGACGGCAATGGGCGTTTACCACGAATTTTATGACGGCGTCGGCATAGGCCATGAATTGGATGACACCGTCTTCGGAATGACTTTTGGTAGCGAGACGTTACTGCAGCACAATATCGATTTCCTGGCGAATCACCTGGTGCCTGAGCCGTCTGCTTTTGTCCTGGCGGGCTTGGGATCTATCGCATTGCTGGCCCTAAGACGGCAGGTCCTGCCCAAAGTTGCCTAA
- a CDS encoding molybdopterin-dependent oxidoreductase: MSELGQFLGQHIAISRRHFAKLGIGSAATLALWPSLAGGEPSTGSVLAAPEMADALAKLGSYLTSPDDFQDVSRGKPLPHSLAEDQKREAGLTRDTWRLEVISDPENPVVLRMPMAKAEGTALDFAGLMKLAENHAVRFPKIMTCLNMGCPLGMGIWEGVPLRELVWLTRPNDALRRVFYYGYHNDDPQQMFRSSLPIGRVLEDPFDLPPVILCYKLNGQWLNSVRGGPVRIIVPEAYGFKCVKWLSHVLLTNLAGANDTYAKENNDIDSPLKSFAATISVPGKILAGQPIPLTGYAQVGIGGLSKVQVCILPDSEEPPAGDPYFATARWQDAEILPAPSNWGGDLPEDKIPAHTHGFDTGSSQPRTWPMRLTKIHWAALISGLPPGKYTLRCRAVDEKGNGQPMPRPFRKSGHAAIEQVAIEVQ; the protein is encoded by the coding sequence ATGTCTGAGCTTGGACAATTCCTCGGCCAGCACATCGCAATTTCGCGGAGACATTTTGCAAAGTTGGGGATCGGTAGCGCGGCTACGCTGGCGCTCTGGCCAAGCCTGGCCGGAGGTGAACCAAGTACCGGGTCTGTGCTGGCGGCTCCGGAAATGGCAGACGCACTGGCCAAGCTTGGCAGCTACCTTACATCGCCCGACGACTTTCAAGACGTGTCACGCGGCAAACCGCTGCCACACTCGCTCGCTGAGGATCAAAAGCGCGAGGCAGGGCTGACTCGCGACACCTGGCGGCTAGAGGTGATCTCGGATCCAGAGAATCCGGTGGTGTTGCGAATGCCGATGGCCAAGGCCGAAGGAACGGCACTGGATTTCGCAGGCCTCATGAAGCTTGCGGAAAACCACGCCGTACGATTCCCCAAGATCATGACTTGCCTGAACATGGGCTGCCCGTTGGGCATGGGCATCTGGGAGGGAGTTCCGCTGCGCGAGTTAGTATGGTTGACCAGGCCCAACGATGCGCTGCGTCGCGTCTTCTACTACGGCTACCATAACGACGATCCACAGCAGATGTTTCGCAGCTCGCTGCCGATCGGCCGCGTACTGGAAGATCCGTTCGACCTGCCCCCGGTGATCCTCTGCTACAAGCTCAACGGGCAATGGCTGAACAGTGTACGCGGCGGCCCGGTGCGGATCATCGTGCCGGAAGCCTACGGTTTTAAATGCGTCAAATGGCTTTCGCACGTACTGCTGACCAATCTGGCCGGCGCAAATGACACCTATGCGAAAGAGAACAACGATATCGACAGCCCGCTGAAGAGCTTCGCCGCGACGATTTCCGTACCCGGCAAGATCCTGGCGGGACAACCGATCCCTCTGACCGGGTATGCCCAGGTGGGGATCGGCGGACTGTCGAAGGTGCAAGTTTGCATTCTGCCCGACTCGGAGGAACCGCCGGCCGGCGACCCCTATTTTGCGACCGCGCGTTGGCAAGATGCGGAAATCCTGCCGGCGCCAAGCAACTGGGGAGGCGACTTGCCCGAAGACAAAATTCCGGCTCACACCCACGGCTTTGATACCGGCAGTTCTCAACCGCGTACCTGGCCGATGCGGCTAACCAAAATTCACTGGGCGGCCTTGATATCGGGCCTGCCGCCAGGAAAGTACACGTTGCGCTGTCGGGCCGTCGACGAAAAAGGAAACGGCCAGCCCATGCCGCGTCCCTTCCGCAAGTCCGGCCACGCGGCGATCGAGCAAGTGGCCATCGAGGTCCAGTAG